The genomic interval CTGCGATTCTTCGGGCAATGGGAATTGAGTTGTTAGAAGGTTCTCCGACCTATTCGTTAGTGAATTCCTACGATTCCGCGTATTATGGCGAAGTAATGCATTTTGACATGTACCGTTTGAACTCGGTAGAAGAAGCAATCGATGCGGGAGTGGAAGAATTGTTGTATTCACATGCAACTTGTTTTGTAGAATGGGCAGAGATTATTGAGCCTTTGTTGCCAGATGATGTGGTGAAGATTTTTATAGAAGTGAATGAAAGTGGCGAGCGGCTCATTCAGATTTCCTAAAGAATTTTGATTCAACTAAATGTTTGGTAATAT from Fluviicola taffensis DSM 16823 carries:
- the tsaE gene encoding tRNA (adenosine(37)-N6)-threonylcarbamoyltransferase complex ATPase subunit type 1 TsaE, whose product is MSQLIAHTLEDIPFVAKEILETIGNRKVVAFYAEMGSGKTTLISAILRAMGIELLEGSPTYSLVNSYDSAYYGEVMHFDMYRLNSVEEAIDAGVEELLYSHATCFVEWAEIIEPLLPDDVVKIFIEVNESGERLIQIS